A DNA window from Mastomys coucha isolate ucsf_1 unplaced genomic scaffold, UCSF_Mcou_1 pScaffold21, whole genome shotgun sequence contains the following coding sequences:
- the LOC116100812 gene encoding olfactory receptor 2D3, giving the protein MGRKNQTFVDEFLLMGLSQDVETQILLFILFFIIYILTVLGNLLIIILILMDSRLHTPMYFFLRNLSFADLCFSNSIVPQVLSHFLVKRKTISFWGCVTQVIVSLQVGCTECALLAVMSYDRYVAVCKPLHYSTIMTQQLCLQLVLGSWASGLLVSLVDTVVAFHLPYRGQNIVSHYFCELPALLKLASADTYSTEMAIFAMGVVILLAPVSLILTSYWNIISTVIQMQSGEGRLKVFSTCGSHLVVVVLFYGSAIFNYMQPNTKARKKQDKIMSVFYTVVTPMLNPIIYSLRNKDVKSAFRRLAARVAFFQKQ; this is encoded by the coding sequence ATGGGAAGAAAAAACCAGACCTTTGTAGATGAGTTTTTGTTGATGGGCCTTTCACAAGATGTAGAGACTCAGATCCTCctgttcattcttttcttcatcaTTTACATTCTGACGGTACTTGGAAACCTGCTCATCATTATCCTCATCCTCATGGATTCTCGACTCCACACTCCCATGTACTTTTTTCTTAGAAATCTTTCTTTTGCAGATCTGTGTTTCTCAAATAGTATTGTTCCTCAGGTGCTGTCCCACTTCCTGGtaaaaaggaaaactatttcCTTTTGGGGCTGTGTGACACAGGTAATCGTCTCCCTTCAGGTTGGGTGTACAGAGTGTGCACTTCTAGCAGTGATGTCCTATGACCGGTATGTGGCTGTGTGCAAGCCACTGCACTACTCCACCATCATGACCCAACAACTATGCCTACAGTTGGTCCTAGGGTCCTGGGCCAGTGGGCTCCTAGTATCTTTGGTAGATACTGTTGTTGCCTTCCATCTTCCCTATCGAGGGCAGAACATAGTCAGTCATTACTTTTGTGAACTTCCTGCTCTCCTGAAGCTGGCTTCAGCAGATACTTACAGCACAGAAATGGCCATCTTTGCAATGGGCGTGGTAATCCTTCTAGCACCTGTCTCCCTCATCCTCACCTCCTACTGGAACATCATCTCCACTGTGATCCAGATGCAGTCTGGAGAAGGGAGACTCAAGGTGTTTTCAACCTGTGGATCCCaccttgttgttgttgtcctctTCTATGGGTCTGCAATATTTAACTATATGCAGCCAAACACCAAAGCCAGAAAGAAACAGGATAAGATAATGTCTGTATTCTATACAGTGGTGACTCCCATGCTGAACCCCATAATTTATAGTCTGAGGAACAAGGATGTCAAAAGTGCCTTTAGGAGACTGGCTGCAAGAGTGGCCTTCTTTCAGAAGCAATGA